The stretch of DNA CTGGTCCCGGCACTCCTCCTGCTGCTGGGCGCACTGGTCCTGGTCGGACGAGTCGAGACGTCCTCGTCCGCGGTCGAGCAGGCAGCCCGCGCGGCCGCCCGCGACGCCTCGATCGCCCGCACGCCCGACGCCGCCCGAGCCACCGCCATGCAAGCCGCGCAACGCGAGCTGGCCGGATCGGGCTGCGCGTCGTCCAACGTCACCGTCGACACGGCCGGGTTCACCGCGCCAGTCGGGACGGACGCGGCGATCCACGTCCAGGTGACCTGCACCGTCTCCGTGGCAGACCTGGCGATT from Cellulomonas sp. NTE-D12 encodes:
- a CDS encoding TadE/TadG family type IV pilus assembly protein, with amino-acid sequence MRHAAIGGERGAVSLELAILVPALLLLLGALVLVGRVETSSSAVEQAARAAARDASIARTPDAARATAMQAAQRELAGSGCASSNVTVDTAGFTAPVGTDAAIHVQVTCTVSVADLAIPGLPGTRTLTGAATSPLDRYRSR